The following are from one region of the Aphelocoma coerulescens isolate FSJ_1873_10779 unplaced genomic scaffold, UR_Acoe_1.0 HiC_scaffold_476, whole genome shotgun sequence genome:
- the CAPNS1 gene encoding calpain small subunit 1 has protein sequence AAGAAGASPGGIGSVLGGLLSGGGGGGGGAGGAMGVLGGVISAISEAAAHYNPEPPPPRAHISTVDANESEEVRQFRRLFTQLAGEDMEVSPTELMNILNRVVTRHPDLKTDGFGLDTCRSMVAVMDSDTTGKLGFEEFKYLWNNIKKWQCVYKQFDTDRSGTIGPQELPGAFEAAGFRLPPPLWGVLGRRYGDEGGNLDFDNFISCLVRLDAMF, from the exons gcggcgggggcggcgggggcctCCCCGGGGGGCATCGGCTCCGTCCTGGGGGGGCTCCTGAGcggcggagggggcggcgggggcggcgccgggggggccatgggggtcctggggggcgtCATCAGCGCCATCAg CGAAGCCGCCGCCCACTACAACCCCGAGCCCCCC cccccccgcgCCCACATCTCCACGGTCGATGCCAACGAGAGCGAGGAGGTTCGGCAGTTCCGGCGCCTCTTCACCCAACTGGCCGGGGAG GACATGGAGGTGAGCCCCACCGAGCTCATGAACATCCTCAACCGCGTCGTCACCCGCC atCCCGACCTGAAGACGGACGGATTCGGGCTGGACACGTGCCGGAGCATGGTGGCCGTCATGGAC AGCGACACCACCGGGAAATTGGGGTTTGAGGAGTTCAAGTACCTCTGGAACAACATCAAGAAGTGGCAg tgTGTGTACAAACAATTCGACACCGATCGCTCGGGGACCATCGGGCCCCAGGAGCTGCCGGGAGCCTTCGAGGCCGcag GATTCCGGCTGCCCCCCCcactttggggggttttggggcgtcGTTACGGGGACGAGGGGGGGAACCTGGACTTCGACAACTTCATCAGCTGCCTCGTGCGCCTCGACGCCATGTTCC